The genome window CGCGTGGGCGTGAGGTGCATGTGGCGTACCAGGTCGTACAGGGCGTCCCCGACCATCGCCATCTCCCAGTCGATGAGCGTCAGCCCGCCGGTCGGCCGGCGCACCAGGTTCCACGGGTTGAGATCGCCGTGCAGGAGGACGGGCCGGCGCGGGACCAGGGTGTGGCGGTCGAGGATCTCGCCCAGCCGGTGACTGCTGGGCAGTCCCAGTTCGCGTGCCAGATCCGCCGTCTCCTTGGGCAGTTCGCCCACCAGGCGGACCAGTTCGTCGCACAGGCCCTTGTAGAAGTCCTGCCGGAACACGGCGCGACCGAAGTCGGTGCAGTCGACGCAGGTCAGCGCGTTCAGCTGGTCCACCAGGTCGTCCGCCTCGTACGGCCGGAGCCCGTCCACGGGGTGGTCGGGCGGGCGGACGTCATCCGGTCCCTCGTAAGAGTGAATGGTGAACGGCTCGTTCAGCCCGCTGGTGCCCAGGGCCAGCACCTTGGGAGCCCGTACACCGGCCTTCGACCGCTCGATCGCCCTCAGAACGGCGTGCTCGTTGAGGAACCTGCGCTCCCGGGGGTTCCCCGCGCCGACCTTCCGGCGGACCATGACGGGACACGGCACTCCCGGCACCCGAACCGCCGTGTTGAGGTGTGCCGCCCCCTTGAACACCCGGTCCGCCGAAGCGGCACCCTCCTCGAACAGCGCCTTGCTCACCGCCGCCGCCGGGAACCCCGGGAGCAGAGGCACCCGCTCGTCCCGCTGCCAGACGATCTCCATGGCGGAGCGCTCACGGGCCTTGCCCCCGTGGGACTCTCGCCAGCGGAAGAGGATGCGCTCGATCTCGCTCTCATCCAACACATGGCCCAGCCGCAACGGTTCTTCGGCCGCCAGCAGCGCCCGGTGCACCTCCTGCGTCGCGGCATCGAGGTCACGCTGGTCGAAGGAGTCGCCGAGCGATGTGGCCGCGCGCATCACGTCGGGATAGACGGACTGGGCCCGTTCGAAGGCGACGTAGTGCTTCAGATCCCGGTCGAGGCCGTTGACGGCCTTGGGGCGCCGTCTGCGCATGGCCTGGTGCCACGCCTCCACGACCTCGGGCCACTGGTAGTCGGGGTACTGCATCCGCACCAGGTGGGTGGCGAGGTCGTGCAGCGGGTCACCGAATCCGGCCAGTTCCCAGTCGACACAGATCAGGGGCGGTTTGCCGCGGTAGGACACGATCACGTTGTCCCGGTGCATATCCGTGTGGAGCAGGCTGAAGGGGCGGCGGACAAGGGCCGGGACCCGCTCCGCGAAGCGCACCATCGCGTCCTCGGGGATGCCCAGCATCGCGAACAGCCCTCCGAACTCGGCCCAGTTCGGACGCCTGATCTGCTCCTCCGCCGCGAACGCCAGCGCCCGCAGAAAGGCACCGCTGTCCCGGCTCGAACGGGGCCAGGACACCGGGAGCGGGGGGAGGTGCTGCCTGGCCACCTGCGTCATGTCCGCCAGGAGACCCGCGAGGTCGGCGATCAGTACCGAGTCCACCGGCTGTCCCTTGGG of Streptomyces cynarae contains these proteins:
- a CDS encoding phosphotransferase family protein, which encodes MVRPLTEQDSRLVAGKDGERVTVRQRIPSALSVVIRTWHDEAEILNTISGVLPYVPRCLAKCGDITVLSYVEGVPLSSICPKGQPVDSVLIADLAGLLADMTQVARQHLPPLPVSWPRSSRDSGAFLRALAFAAEEQIRRPNWAEFGGLFAMLGIPEDAMVRFAERVPALVRRPFSLLHTDMHRDNVIVSYRGKPPLICVDWELAGFGDPLHDLATHLVRMQYPDYQWPEVVEAWHQAMRRRRPKAVNGLDRDLKHYVAFERAQSVYPDVMRAATSLGDSFDQRDLDAATQEVHRALLAAEEPLRLGHVLDESEIERILFRWRESHGGKARERSAMEIVWQRDERVPLLPGFPAAAVSKALFEEGAASADRVFKGAAHLNTAVRVPGVPCPVMVRRKVGAGNPRERRFLNEHAVLRAIERSKAGVRAPKVLALGTSGLNEPFTIHSYEGPDDVRPPDHPVDGLRPYEADDLVDQLNALTCVDCTDFGRAVFRQDFYKGLCDELVRLVGELPKETADLARELGLPSSHRLGEILDRHTLVPRRPVLLHGDLNPWNLVRRPTGGLTLIDWEMAMVGDALYDLVRHMHLTPTRPEIRERLFARWSERLPEDCTKGWQDDWRVYRWMEVVRSAYVDLDRLVTGDGLDAPNVRRAVDTYAMTLFQATAALGLPAKLTANPHLARALPHGDHGRGRTAGLWVDV